The following coding sequences lie in one Patescibacteria group bacterium genomic window:
- a CDS encoding TM0106 family RecB-like putative nuclease, with protein MLITANHLYNYIQCPHRVWRDLYGPKKEKNPKANPFVTLLWEKGALHEKEVVKRIGKFLDLSKGSHKNRFEKTILAVQNKTALIYQGVIIYGDCMGIPDLLRHNGDGFYTPIDIKSGRSFEDSEDSRKYKKHYAIQLCHYTEILNSLGFANLGFANKDIGIIIDIHEKETMYDLAKPISARNKTTWLQYYYNTKSMVENLLKNNIQNKPAMTGICKLCPWHKSCKNWAKERDDLTNIFCLGRSKRDVLNKELGIEKTSDIANINVEKILKQKYFNEHFLRGIAETTLNKIVRRAKLLNKKGNPILYKKIEFPKREYELFFDIEDDPTQELVYLHGVYERFCQKERFIPFVAKTGSPTAEKEAWAKFWKYINSLPKDEFVVYYYASHEKTVYKKLRELYPDVISEEALDKFFGKNIAIDLYTDVIYKHTDWPLSSYSLKDIAQYIGFKWRDKSPSGALSIQWYNKYLETKNPKILDRILKYNEDDCKATMVIKDYIVSRQYP; from the coding sequence TCATTTGTATAACTATATCCAATGCCCGCATCGTGTGTGGCGGGATTTGTATGGTCCTAAAAAAGAGAAAAACCCTAAAGCAAATCCTTTTGTTACCCTGTTATGGGAAAAAGGCGCTTTGCACGAAAAGGAAGTGGTAAAAAGAATCGGCAAATTTTTGGATTTAAGCAAAGGCTCCCATAAAAACCGTTTTGAGAAAACAATTTTAGCTGTGCAAAACAAAACAGCGTTAATATATCAAGGCGTTATAATTTACGGAGACTGTATGGGAATCCCCGATTTGCTTAGACACAACGGCGACGGTTTCTATACCCCTATAGATATAAAAAGCGGAAGAAGTTTTGAAGACTCGGAAGATAGCAGAAAATATAAAAAACATTACGCTATCCAGCTATGCCATTACACGGAAATTCTAAACTCGCTTGGTTTCGCAAACCTCGGTTTCGCAAACAAAGATATTGGAATAATTATTGATATTCACGAAAAAGAAACAATGTATGACCTCGCCAAACCCATAAGCGCGCGGAATAAAACTACTTGGTTGCAATATTACTATAATACTAAAAGTATGGTGGAAAATTTGCTGAAAAATAATATTCAAAATAAACCCGCTATGACCGGAATCTGCAAACTGTGTCCATGGCACAAGAGCTGTAAGAATTGGGCAAAAGAGAGAGACGATTTAACGAACATATTTTGTTTGGGACGAAGTAAACGAGATGTCCTTAATAAGGAATTGGGAATAGAAAAAACAAGCGATATAGCAAATATAAATGTTGAAAAAATATTAAAACAAAAGTATTTCAATGAACATTTCTTGCGGGGGATTGCCGAAACCACTTTAAATAAAATTGTTCGCAGAGCAAAATTACTAAATAAAAAGGGGAATCCCATTTTATACAAAAAAATTGAGTTCCCAAAAAGAGAGTACGAGTTGTTCTTTGACATTGAAGACGACCCAACGCAAGAATTGGTATATCTGCACGGCGTGTATGAAAGGTTTTGCCAAAAGGAAAGATTTATACCTTTTGTCGCCAAAACAGGCTCTCCAACGGCTGAAAAAGAAGCTTGGGCTAAATTTTGGAAGTATATAAATTCCTTGCCAAAAGACGAGTTTGTTGTTTATTATTACGCTTCTCACGAAAAAACCGTGTATAAAAAGTTAAGAGAACTTTATCCCGATGTAATTTCCGAGGAGGCTTTGGACAAATTTTTTGGCAAGAATATCGCAATAGATTTGTATACAGATGTTATTTATAAACACACGGATTGGCCGTTAAGCAGTTATTCCTTAAAAGACATAGCTCAATATATAGGCTTTAAGTGGCGAGACAAATCCCCTTCGGGCGCTCTTTCAATACAGTGGTATAACAAATATTTAGAAACTAAAAACCCCAAAATATTGGACAGAATTTTGAAATACAACGAAGACGATTGCAAAGCTACAATGGTAATAAAAGATTATATCGTAAGCCGGCAGTATCCTTAA